One region of Streptomyces sp. NBC_00442 genomic DNA includes:
- the efeU gene encoding iron uptake transporter permease EfeU, which translates to MFANYLIGLREGLEASLVVCILVAYLVKTGRRDALKPVWAGIAVAVIVAFAFGAGLEFGSQEMTFKAQEGLGGSLSIIAVGLVTWMVFWMRRTARHLKSELQGKLDSALLMGTGALVATAFLAVGREGLETALFVWTSVHAAGSENGTAQPMIGALLGLATAVFLGWLFYRGALKINLAKFFTWTGGMLVVVAAGVLAYGVHDLQEADFLPGINSLAFDISSTIPPDSWYGTLLKGVLNFQPDPTVLQSIVWVLYLIPTLGLFFAPVGFRKSVGAANVEGQKAVHEQGGSADGGARDGDRIDGDRERLRDGARGAGSRTVGDEG; encoded by the coding sequence ATGTTCGCCAACTATCTGATCGGCCTGCGCGAGGGACTCGAAGCGAGCCTCGTCGTGTGCATCCTGGTCGCCTACCTGGTCAAGACCGGCCGCAGGGACGCCCTGAAGCCGGTGTGGGCCGGCATCGCGGTAGCCGTGATCGTCGCGTTCGCGTTCGGTGCGGGTCTCGAATTCGGCTCCCAGGAAATGACCTTCAAGGCGCAGGAGGGGCTCGGCGGTTCGCTGTCGATCATCGCCGTGGGCCTGGTCACCTGGATGGTCTTCTGGATGCGGCGCACCGCGCGGCACCTGAAGAGCGAGCTCCAGGGCAAGCTCGACTCGGCGCTCCTGATGGGCACCGGGGCGCTCGTGGCGACCGCGTTCCTCGCGGTGGGCCGTGAGGGCCTGGAGACCGCGCTGTTCGTGTGGACCTCGGTGCACGCGGCGGGTTCCGAGAACGGCACCGCCCAGCCGATGATCGGCGCCCTGCTGGGCCTCGCCACCGCGGTGTTCCTCGGCTGGCTGTTCTACCGCGGCGCCCTGAAGATCAACCTGGCGAAGTTCTTCACGTGGACCGGTGGCATGCTGGTGGTCGTCGCGGCGGGCGTCCTCGCGTACGGGGTGCACGACCTGCAGGAGGCCGACTTCCTGCCGGGCATCAACTCCCTTGCCTTCGACATCAGTTCGACGATCCCGCCGGACAGCTGGTACGGCACTCTCCTCAAGGGTGTCCTCAACTTCCAGCCCGACCCGACCGTCCTCCAGTCGATCGTCTGGGTCCTGTACCTGATCCCCACGCTCGGCCTGTTCTTCGCCCCGGTAGGGTTCCGGAAGTCCGTGGGGGCTGCGAACGTCGAGGGACAGAAGGCGGTTCATGAGCAGGGTGGGTCGGCTGACGGCGGGGCTCGTGACGGCGACCGTATTGACGGTGACCGCGAGCGGCTGCGTGACGGTGCACGGGGAGCGGGAAGTCGTACCGTCGGCGACGAGGGCTGA
- the efeB gene encoding iron uptake transporter deferrochelatase/peroxidase subunit, protein MSDTTDATGTGRSPSRRALLGWGGAGLALGAAAAGGTVAVVKGGGSDAVPAADTGAAVPFHGDHQAGIATAVQDRLHFASFDVTTKDRAELVQLLKDWTVAAAAMTEGKTVGEGAYGGLAEAPPDDTGEALGLRPCRLTLTFGVGPSLFAKDRFGLEGKRPEALVDIEQFPGDNLEPGRSGGDLCVQACADDPQVAVHAIRNLARIGMGKVAIRWSQLGFGKTSSTTPDAQTPRNMMGFKDGTRNVSGTDTKALDDHVWVGAKDGSAWMTGGSYLVARRIRMHIETWDRTSLQEQEDVFGRDKGEGAPVGKAKERDEPFLKAMKPTAHVRLAHPDSNDGVRILRRGYSFTDGTDGLGRLDAGLFFLAYQRDVRKGFLPLQRSLARHDALNEYIQHVGSAIFAVPPGVRDKGDWWGRGLFG, encoded by the coding sequence ATGAGCGACACGACCGATGCCACGGGGACCGGTAGGTCCCCCTCACGCCGGGCGCTGCTCGGCTGGGGCGGGGCGGGGCTCGCGCTGGGCGCCGCCGCGGCCGGTGGCACGGTCGCCGTCGTGAAGGGCGGTGGAAGCGACGCGGTGCCCGCCGCCGACACGGGCGCCGCGGTGCCCTTCCACGGCGACCACCAGGCCGGCATAGCCACCGCCGTCCAGGACCGGCTGCACTTCGCGTCCTTCGACGTGACGACGAAGGACCGCGCCGAGCTGGTCCAGCTGCTCAAGGACTGGACGGTGGCGGCCGCCGCGATGACCGAGGGCAAGACGGTCGGCGAGGGCGCCTACGGCGGTCTCGCCGAGGCGCCGCCGGACGACACCGGCGAGGCGCTCGGCCTCAGGCCCTGCCGGCTGACCCTGACCTTCGGCGTCGGCCCCTCCCTCTTCGCCAAGGACCGCTTCGGCCTGGAGGGCAAGCGGCCCGAGGCGCTCGTCGACATCGAGCAGTTCCCCGGCGACAACCTCGAACCGGGGCGCAGCGGCGGCGACCTGTGCGTCCAGGCCTGCGCCGACGACCCGCAGGTGGCGGTGCACGCGATCCGCAACCTGGCCCGCATCGGCATGGGCAAGGTCGCCATCCGCTGGTCGCAGCTCGGCTTCGGCAAGACGTCGTCGACGACGCCGGACGCGCAGACCCCGCGCAACATGATGGGCTTCAAGGACGGCACCCGGAACGTCTCGGGCACCGACACCAAGGCGCTCGACGACCACGTGTGGGTCGGCGCCAAGGACGGCTCCGCCTGGATGACCGGCGGCTCCTACCTGGTGGCCCGCCGCATCCGCATGCACATCGAGACGTGGGACCGCACCTCGCTCCAGGAGCAGGAGGACGTCTTCGGCCGCGACAAGGGCGAGGGCGCCCCGGTCGGCAAGGCCAAGGAGCGCGACGAGCCGTTCCTGAAGGCGATGAAGCCGACCGCGCACGTCCGCCTCGCGCACCCCGACTCCAACGACGGCGTACGCATCCTGCGCCGCGGCTACTCCTTCACGGACGGCACGGACGGCCTCGGCCGCCTGGACGCGGGCCTGTTCTTCCTTGCGTACCAGCGTGACGTGCGCAAGGGGTTCCTGCCGCTCCAGCGCTCCCTGGCCCGCCATGACGCGCTCAACGAATACATCCAGCACGTGGGTTCGGCGATTTTCGCGGTCCCGCCGGGCGTCCGCGACAAGGGCGACTGGTGGGGCCGGGGACTCTTCGGCTGA
- the efeO gene encoding iron uptake system protein EfeO, giving the protein MRPVRTSVVTAAAAVAALTAVTGCADKSDAKAGGADGSVQVTATDSACKLSKTDFPAGHVKFDIENKGSKVTEVYLLFPDDRIVAERENIGPGLKQQLTAEVKAGSYEVACKPGMKGDGIRQKVTITGGTAVKRNPQLDAAVAEYRKYAQEQADETLPKVKVFTDAVRAGDVDAAKKAFAPSRLGWERTEPVAESFGDIDPKTDTREDGLEKGQKWTGWHRLEKSLWVDGKIGDDEKALATELDKDLTDWQKRVGTAEITPTSMANGAKELLDEVATGKITGEEDRYSHTDLSDFKGNVEGAQKAYELLKPVAAKNDAALTTELDKQFASLNTLLDKYRTDKTSYDFTSYDKVSDGDRKQLSDAVNALAEPLSKLAAAVAK; this is encoded by the coding sequence ATGCGACCCGTCCGTACTTCCGTCGTCACCGCCGCCGCGGCCGTCGCGGCCCTGACCGCCGTCACGGGCTGCGCCGACAAGAGCGATGCCAAGGCCGGCGGCGCCGACGGCTCCGTCCAGGTGACGGCCACCGACAGCGCCTGCAAGCTGTCGAAGACCGACTTCCCGGCCGGGCACGTCAAGTTCGACATCGAGAACAAGGGCTCCAAGGTCACCGAGGTCTACCTGCTGTTCCCGGACGACCGCATCGTCGCCGAGCGCGAGAACATAGGCCCCGGCCTCAAGCAGCAGCTCACCGCCGAGGTGAAGGCCGGCTCGTACGAGGTCGCCTGCAAGCCCGGCATGAAGGGCGACGGCATCCGCCAGAAGGTCACCATCACCGGCGGCACCGCCGTCAAGCGCAACCCGCAGCTGGACGCGGCCGTCGCCGAGTACCGCAAGTACGCGCAGGAGCAGGCCGACGAGACCCTGCCCAAGGTCAAGGTCTTCACCGACGCGGTGCGGGCCGGCGACGTGGACGCCGCCAAGAAGGCGTTCGCCCCCTCGCGCCTGGGCTGGGAGCGCACCGAGCCGGTCGCGGAGTCCTTCGGTGACATCGACCCGAAGACCGACACCCGCGAGGACGGCCTGGAGAAGGGCCAGAAGTGGACCGGCTGGCACCGGCTGGAGAAGTCCCTCTGGGTCGACGGCAAGATCGGCGACGACGAGAAGGCCCTCGCCACCGAGCTGGACAAGGACCTGACCGACTGGCAGAAGCGGGTCGGCACCGCCGAGATCACCCCGACCTCGATGGCCAACGGCGCCAAGGAACTCCTCGACGAGGTCGCCACCGGCAAGATCACCGGTGAGGAGGACCGCTACAGCCACACCGACCTGTCCGACTTCAAGGGCAACGTCGAGGGCGCGCAGAAGGCGTACGAGCTGCTCAAGCCGGTCGCCGCGAAGAACGACGCGGCGCTCACCACCGAGCTTGACAAGCAGTTCGCCTCCCTGAACACCCTTCTCGACAAGTACCGCACGGACAAGACCTCCTACGATTTCACTTCGTACGACAAGGTGAGCGATGGTGACCGCAAGCAGCTTTCCGACGCCGTGAACGCGCTCGCCGAGCCGCTCTCGAAGCTCGCCGCAGCCGTCGCGAAGTAA
- a CDS encoding biliverdin-producing heme oxygenase, whose amino-acid sequence MIRTASHEQHTEAETSTFMGDLLGGRLGVDAYARYTEQLWFVYRALEEAAAALTDDPVAGPFIQPALMRTAELERDLAHLRGPDWQRTATPLPSTAAYAERVAECARTWPAGYVAHHYTRYLGDLSGGQIIRDKAERTWGFARKGDGVRFYVFEGIANPAAFKRGYRERLDALAVDELEKRRVVDECKRAFALNTAVFRELGEEFPLSA is encoded by the coding sequence ATGATCCGCACCGCGTCGCACGAACAGCACACGGAGGCGGAGACCTCGACGTTCATGGGGGACCTGCTGGGCGGCCGGCTCGGCGTCGACGCCTACGCCCGCTACACCGAGCAGCTCTGGTTCGTGTACCGGGCCCTGGAGGAAGCCGCGGCGGCGCTCACCGACGACCCGGTGGCCGGGCCTTTCATCCAGCCGGCGTTGATGCGCACGGCCGAGCTGGAGCGGGACCTGGCCCATCTGCGCGGGCCCGACTGGCAGCGCACGGCCACCCCGCTGCCCTCGACGGCCGCGTACGCCGAGCGCGTCGCGGAGTGCGCGCGGACGTGGCCGGCCGGATATGTGGCCCACCACTACACCCGCTACCTCGGCGACCTGTCGGGCGGCCAGATCATCCGCGACAAGGCGGAGCGCACGTGGGGGTTCGCCCGCAAGGGCGACGGCGTGCGGTTCTACGTCTTCGAGGGGATCGCCAACCCGGCGGCGTTCAAGCGGGGTTACCGCGAGCGGCTCGATGCGCTGGCGGTGGACGAGCTGGAGAAGCGGCGGGTCGTCGACGAGTGCAAGCGGGCTTTCGCTTTGAACACGGCTGTGTTCAGGGAGCTCGGAGAGGAGTTTCCCCTCAGCGCGTAG
- the map gene encoding type I methionyl aminopeptidase, translating to MSGQPKSQSLLAPGEISPARSVPGNIRRPEYVGKPMPTPYTGPEVQTPETIELMRTAGRIAARAMEEAAKHIAPGVTTDELDRVAHEFMCDHGAYPSTLGYRGFPKSLCSSVNEVICHGIPDSTVLKDGDIVNLDVTAYIGGVHGDNNATYFCGDVDEESRLLVERTRESLDRAIKAVRPGRQINIIGRVIESYAKRFGYGVVRDFTGHGISTAFHSGLIVPHYDAPHATTVIKPGMTFTIEPMLTLGTHEYDMWEDGWTVVTKDRKRTAQFEHTLVVTETGTEILTLP from the coding sequence ATGTCTGGCCAGCCGAAGTCGCAGTCCCTGCTCGCGCCCGGGGAGATCTCTCCGGCCCGTTCCGTCCCGGGCAACATCCGGCGTCCCGAGTACGTCGGGAAGCCCATGCCCACGCCGTACACCGGCCCCGAAGTGCAGACCCCCGAAACCATCGAGCTGATGCGGACCGCGGGCCGGATCGCGGCGCGGGCGATGGAGGAGGCGGCCAAGCACATCGCGCCGGGGGTGACCACGGACGAGCTCGACCGGGTCGCCCACGAGTTCATGTGCGACCACGGTGCCTACCCCTCGACCCTGGGCTACCGCGGCTTCCCCAAGTCGCTGTGCTCCTCCGTGAACGAGGTCATCTGCCACGGCATCCCCGACTCGACCGTCCTGAAGGACGGCGACATCGTGAATCTGGACGTCACCGCGTACATCGGGGGCGTGCACGGCGACAACAACGCCACGTATTTCTGCGGCGACGTCGACGAGGAGTCCAGGCTGCTGGTCGAGCGGACCCGGGAGTCCCTGGACCGCGCGATCAAGGCCGTCCGGCCCGGCCGCCAGATCAACATCATCGGCCGCGTCATCGAGTCGTACGCCAAGCGCTTCGGCTACGGCGTCGTACGGGACTTCACGGGCCACGGGATCAGCACGGCCTTCCACTCCGGGCTCATCGTGCCGCACTACGACGCCCCGCACGCCACGACCGTGATCAAGCCGGGCATGACCTTCACCATCGAGCCGATGCTGACGCTCGGGACCCACGAGTACGACATGTGGGAGGACGGCTGGACGGTCGTCACCAAGGACCGCAAGCGGACGGCCCAGTTCGAGCACACGCTGGTGGTGACGGAGACCGGCACGGAGATCCTCACCCTGCCGTGA
- a CDS encoding MerR family transcriptional regulator — protein sequence MTADDFNGRLDDDDYPAYTMGRAAEMLGTTQGFLRAIGEARLITPLRSAGGHRRYSRYQLRVAARARELVDQGTPIEAACRIVILEDQLEEAQRINAEYRRAADSLNS from the coding sequence ATGACAGCAGACGACTTCAACGGCCGTCTCGACGACGACGACTATCCCGCCTACACCATGGGCAGGGCCGCCGAAATGCTCGGCACCACCCAGGGCTTCCTGCGCGCCATCGGCGAAGCCCGCCTCATCACCCCGCTGCGCTCCGCCGGGGGCCACCGCCGCTATTCGCGCTACCAGCTGCGCGTCGCCGCCCGAGCCCGCGAACTCGTCGACCAGGGCACACCCATCGAGGCCGCCTGCCGGATCGTCATCCTTGAGGACCAGCTCGAAGAGGCCCAGCGCATCAACGCCGAATACCGCCGCGCCGCCGACTCGCTGAATTCGTAG
- a CDS encoding MFS transporter: MPEQPPASRLRSILPDLAPWRASADFRLLWVQGLITNFGSFMAMVALPLQIKELTDSPLAVGAMGAVELVPLVVFGLYGGALADAVDRRKVILATEAGLGLLALVLLVNALLPSPMLWPLYVVAAGVSALAGLQRPALDSLMARIVPHDQLTAAAALNALRWQLGAIAGPSLAGLVVAYAGTATAYATTIGTFTVSVVMCARLTPAPPAHDAKKPSLRGIAEGARYAWSRPVLLGTYAVDLAAMFFAFPNAIFPFLADSLDANWALGLMYAAGSAGSVLLSLTSGWTSRVRRHGLFVVVGAVVWGTAMTGAGLLGNIWLVLVCLCVAGAGDMLSGLGRSTIWNQTIPEELRGRLAGIEVLSYSVGPQLGQVRAGAMAGWTGTRTAVWSGGVACVAVVGLLASALPKLITYDSSTDEDAARRRAAERPTTTAV, encoded by the coding sequence GTGCCCGAACAACCTCCCGCGTCCCGCCTGCGCTCGATCCTGCCCGACCTCGCCCCCTGGCGGGCCTCCGCCGATTTCCGGCTGCTCTGGGTGCAGGGTCTGATCACCAACTTCGGCAGCTTCATGGCGATGGTCGCGCTGCCGCTGCAGATCAAGGAGCTGACGGACTCACCGCTCGCGGTGGGCGCGATGGGCGCGGTGGAACTGGTCCCGCTGGTCGTCTTCGGCCTGTACGGCGGCGCACTCGCCGACGCCGTGGACCGCCGCAAGGTCATCCTCGCCACCGAGGCGGGCCTCGGCCTGCTCGCGCTGGTCCTGCTCGTCAACGCGCTGCTCCCGAGCCCGATGCTGTGGCCGCTGTACGTGGTCGCCGCGGGCGTCTCCGCGCTCGCCGGTCTGCAACGCCCGGCGCTCGACTCGCTGATGGCCCGGATCGTCCCGCACGACCAGCTGACCGCGGCCGCCGCGCTCAACGCGCTGCGCTGGCAGCTCGGCGCGATCGCGGGACCCTCCCTCGCGGGCCTGGTCGTGGCGTACGCGGGCACGGCCACGGCGTACGCCACGACGATCGGCACCTTCACCGTGTCGGTCGTGATGTGTGCCCGCCTCACCCCGGCGCCGCCGGCCCACGACGCGAAGAAGCCGTCGCTGCGCGGCATAGCGGAGGGCGCCCGCTACGCGTGGTCGCGCCCGGTGCTGCTCGGGACCTACGCGGTCGACCTGGCCGCGATGTTCTTCGCGTTCCCGAACGCGATCTTCCCCTTCCTCGCCGACAGCCTGGACGCGAACTGGGCGCTGGGCCTGATGTACGCCGCGGGCTCGGCCGGTTCGGTGCTGCTCAGCCTCACCAGCGGCTGGACCTCGCGGGTGCGGCGGCACGGCCTGTTCGTCGTGGTCGGCGCGGTGGTCTGGGGTACGGCGATGACCGGCGCGGGGCTGCTCGGCAACATCTGGCTCGTGCTCGTCTGCCTCTGCGTGGCGGGCGCCGGCGACATGCTGAGCGGGCTCGGCCGCTCCACGATCTGGAACCAGACGATCCCGGAGGAGCTGCGGGGCCGTCTCGCCGGGATCGAGGTGCTCTCCTACAGCGTCGGCCCGCAGCTCGGGCAGGTCCGGGCGGGCGCGATGGCCGGCTGGACCGGCACCAGGACGGCGGTGTGGTCGGGCGGCGTGGCATGCGTGGCCGTGGTGGGACTCCTTGCCTCCGCCCTGCCCAAGCTCATCACCTACGACTCGTCCACCGACGAGGACGCGGCACGCCGCCGCGCGGCCGAACGGCCCACCACCACGGCGGTCTAG
- the npdG gene encoding NADPH-dependent F420 reductase, with amino-acid sequence MTSTDNAGNPAKPAAKDPWELPDVSGLVVGVLGGTGDQGRGLAYRLARAGQKVIIGSRAAERAQAAAGELGLGVEGADNAECARRSDLVIVAVPWDGHAKTLESLREELAGKLVVDCVNPLGFDKQGAYALKPEEGSAAQQAAALLPDSRVTAAFHHLSAVLLQDASVEEIDTDVMVLGEARADTDIVQALAARIPGMRGVFAGRLRNAHQVESLVANLISVNRRYKAHAGLRVTDV; translated from the coding sequence ATGACTTCCACTGACAACGCCGGGAACCCCGCGAAGCCCGCCGCGAAGGACCCCTGGGAGCTGCCGGACGTGTCCGGACTCGTCGTCGGCGTGCTCGGCGGCACCGGCGACCAGGGCCGGGGCCTGGCCTACCGGCTCGCCAGGGCCGGCCAGAAGGTGATCATCGGCTCGCGGGCCGCCGAGCGCGCACAGGCGGCCGCCGGCGAACTCGGGCTCGGCGTCGAGGGCGCCGACAACGCCGAGTGCGCGCGGCGCAGCGACCTCGTGATCGTGGCGGTGCCGTGGGACGGCCACGCCAAGACCCTCGAATCGCTGCGTGAGGAACTCGCGGGCAAGCTCGTCGTCGACTGCGTCAACCCGCTCGGCTTCGACAAGCAGGGCGCGTACGCCCTGAAGCCCGAGGAGGGCAGCGCCGCCCAGCAGGCAGCCGCGCTGCTGCCGGACTCGCGGGTGACCGCCGCCTTCCACCACCTGTCGGCGGTGCTGCTCCAGGACGCCTCGGTCGAGGAGATCGACACGGACGTGATGGTGCTCGGCGAGGCCCGCGCCGACACGGACATCGTGCAGGCGCTCGCCGCCCGCATCCCCGGCATGCGGGGCGTCTTCGCGGGGCGGCTGCGCAACGCCCACCAGGTCGAGTCGCTCGTCGCCAACCTGATCTCGGTCAACCGCCGGTACAAGGCGCACGCGGGGCTGCGCGTCACCGACGTCTGA
- a CDS encoding site-2 protease family protein → MATAPSRNHDRRISPVFLGIVAVMAVSGWAVWTSYASSRGLAVFLFVTSAWVVSLCLHEYAHARTALHGGDITVGAKGYLTLNPLKYTHALLSIVLPVVFVIMGGIGLPGGAVFIERGRIRGRWRHSLISAAGPLTNVLFAIVCTAPFWLDALDGVPADFRAALAFLALLQVTAAILNFLPVPGLDGYGIIEPWLSHAARRQVEPFAPFGLLAVFGLLWIPEINQEFFKLVYAILGGLGVSDLAAATGRDLYQFWGELPSLSLTPQG, encoded by the coding sequence ATGGCCACCGCACCCTCCCGCAACCACGACCGGCGGATCAGTCCGGTCTTCCTCGGGATCGTCGCCGTCATGGCCGTCTCGGGATGGGCGGTGTGGACGAGTTACGCCTCCTCGCGCGGCCTGGCCGTCTTCCTGTTCGTGACGTCCGCCTGGGTGGTGTCGCTGTGCCTGCACGAGTACGCGCACGCCCGCACCGCGCTGCACGGCGGGGACATCACGGTCGGGGCGAAGGGCTACCTCACGCTCAATCCGCTGAAGTACACCCACGCACTGCTGTCGATCGTGCTGCCCGTCGTCTTCGTGATCATGGGCGGCATCGGCCTGCCCGGCGGTGCGGTCTTCATCGAGCGCGGGCGCATCAGGGGCCGGTGGCGGCACAGCCTGATCTCGGCCGCGGGCCCGCTCACCAACGTGCTGTTCGCGATCGTGTGCACGGCCCCGTTCTGGCTGGACGCTCTCGACGGGGTGCCGGCCGACTTCCGTGCCGCGCTGGCGTTCCTCGCGCTGCTCCAGGTGACGGCGGCGATCCTGAACTTCCTGCCGGTGCCGGGCCTCGACGGCTACGGGATCATCGAGCCGTGGCTGTCGCACGCGGCGCGGCGCCAGGTCGAGCCGTTCGCCCCGTTCGGGCTGCTCGCGGTGTTCGGGCTGCTGTGGATTCCCGAGATCAACCAGGAGTTCTTCAAGCTGGTCTACGCGATCCTGGGCGGTCTCGGGGTGTCCGACCTGGCGGCGGCGACGGGGCGCGACCTCTATCAGTTCTGGGGCGAGCTGCCGAGCCTGTCGCTCACTCCGCAGGGCTAG